In the genome of Segatella copri, one region contains:
- a CDS encoding ATP-binding protein, which yields MERLLISQLLKWKESHSRKPLVLEGARQVGKTWLLKEFGRKYFKDVCYINFEQSDVLGEVFAGDLSPQRIIEQLSIYNGKLIEPEQTLIIFDEVQEMPRALTSLKYFCEEAPEYVICCAGSLLGIALHEGTSFPVGKTDFLHLYPLSFKEFLIANEEKMLVDYIDKGNRNLGAFENRLTDYLKKYMIIGGMPAVVMEWLDSKDYNKVNRIQQELIAAYQKDFSKHAPNSMVEKIRYIWNSIPSQLAKENKKFVYGLVREGARAREYEDAIMWLCDAGEIIRTHNVNKPDIPISAYADLKSFKVFLLDVGLLRAMSRVSPKVILEGSRIFEEFKGALTEQYVCQELQNYSDVLETNYYWSSSATAEIDFLVSDGWDVYPLEVKAGVTMNAKSLKLYREKYSPKWALRTSLLMYEKNEASKTINIPLYMLFALGKELEAES from the coding sequence ATGGAAAGATTGCTTATATCTCAATTGCTAAAATGGAAGGAAAGCCATAGTAGAAAGCCCTTGGTCTTGGAAGGGGCAAGACAGGTTGGTAAGACCTGGCTATTGAAGGAATTTGGCAGAAAGTACTTCAAAGACGTCTGTTATATCAACTTCGAGCAGAGCGACGTGCTTGGAGAAGTCTTTGCTGGCGATTTGTCTCCGCAGCGTATCATAGAACAACTCTCCATTTACAATGGTAAACTCATAGAGCCGGAACAGACGCTTATCATCTTCGATGAGGTGCAGGAAATGCCAAGAGCACTCACTTCTCTGAAATACTTCTGCGAGGAAGCACCGGAGTATGTCATTTGCTGTGCGGGTTCTTTGCTAGGTATAGCCCTGCATGAAGGAACATCTTTCCCTGTAGGCAAAACGGATTTTCTGCATCTGTATCCATTGTCTTTCAAAGAGTTTCTGATAGCAAATGAAGAGAAGATGCTGGTTGACTATATAGACAAGGGAAATAGAAATCTGGGTGCTTTTGAGAACCGGCTTACGGATTACCTGAAGAAGTATATGATTATAGGCGGAATGCCAGCTGTTGTGATGGAGTGGTTGGACAGTAAAGACTATAATAAGGTGAATCGCATCCAGCAGGAGTTGATAGCTGCCTATCAGAAAGATTTCTCTAAGCATGCTCCTAATTCCATGGTAGAGAAGATTCGCTATATCTGGAACAGTATTCCTTCTCAGTTGGCGAAGGAAAACAAGAAGTTTGTCTATGGATTGGTGAGAGAGGGAGCCAGGGCAAGGGAATATGAGGATGCCATCATGTGGCTTTGTGATGCAGGTGAAATCATCAGAACCCACAATGTGAACAAGCCGGATATTCCAATCTCGGCCTATGCTGACCTGAAATCTTTTAAAGTGTTTCTGCTTGATGTAGGCCTTCTGAGGGCGATGAGCCGCGTTTCTCCTAAGGTGATATTGGAAGGCAGCAGGATTTTTGAAGAGTTTAAGGGTGCCTTGACGGAGCAATACGTTTGTCAGGAACTTCAGAATTACTCTGATGTTCTGGAAACCAATTACTATTGGTCATCCTCTGCTACAGCCGAAATAGATTTCCTCGTTTCTGATGGCTGGGATGTTTATCCGTTGGAAGTAAAGGCAGGAGTGACGATGAATGCAAAAAGCCTTAAATTATACAGGGAGAAGTATTCACCGAAGTGGGCACTCCGTACCAGTCTTCTGATGTATGAGAAGAATGAGGCTTCTAAAACGATCAATATACCTCTTTATATGCTTTTTGCTTTGGGTAAGGAATTGGAAGCAGAAAGCTAG
- a CDS encoding SGNH/GDSL hydrolase family protein: MKRLLVFLMVFCALSTYSLAQNWVGTWATAPQTVVRSFMPYNNCMTNRSVRQVVKVSIGGDVIRLKLSNIYSMQPVEIRSIYIAHAKDSFSIDAKSAQYFKFGNSYKTVIPAGKQIVSDALKFNLRNLERVAITINYTSAPEVPTVHMGSRTTSYIMKGVTNAHSNFEKAFRENHWYNISGIDVYTMSNNMSAIAIMGNSITDGKCSTDNAQNRWPDVMSEMLQLKHKITNQGVLNLGIGNNRVTVPGGFGALAKERFDRDILMQSGVKKVIIFEGINDIGAAKSGNSETVARQIIESIQGMVRKAKARKMKVYLGTITPFRGAGYYSHFHEAARLYVNDWIRSQAKKVDGILDFAKLLQDLNDDRRMKREYASNDWLHPNPAGYKAMGIYAADIIK; this comes from the coding sequence ATGAAAAGATTATTAGTTTTTTTAATGGTGTTCTGTGCCCTGTCAACATATTCTCTAGCACAGAACTGGGTAGGCACCTGGGCCACAGCTCCGCAAACTGTAGTCAGATCATTTATGCCCTATAACAACTGCATGACCAACCGCTCGGTGCGCCAGGTGGTAAAGGTAAGCATAGGAGGCGACGTGATTCGCCTCAAGTTGAGTAACATCTATTCGATGCAACCCGTGGAAATCCGTTCCATCTACATCGCTCATGCCAAGGACTCGTTCAGCATCGATGCCAAATCGGCACAATACTTCAAGTTCGGCAACAGCTACAAGACCGTCATTCCTGCCGGCAAGCAGATAGTGAGCGACGCCCTGAAGTTCAACCTCAGAAACCTGGAGCGTGTAGCCATCACCATCAACTACACCTCGGCTCCCGAAGTGCCCACCGTGCACATGGGTTCGCGCACCACCTCTTATATCATGAAAGGTGTAACCAACGCCCACTCCAACTTCGAGAAGGCTTTCAGAGAGAACCACTGGTACAACATCAGCGGCATCGACGTGTATACCATGAGCAACAACATGAGTGCCATCGCCATCATGGGCAACTCCATCACCGACGGCAAATGCTCTACGGATAATGCCCAGAACCGATGGCCCGACGTCATGTCGGAGATGCTGCAGCTGAAGCATAAGATAACCAACCAAGGCGTATTGAACCTGGGCATCGGCAACAACCGGGTAACCGTGCCGGGCGGATTCGGAGCACTCGCCAAGGAACGCTTCGACCGCGACATCCTGATGCAGAGCGGCGTAAAGAAGGTGATTATCTTCGAAGGCATCAACGATATCGGAGCAGCCAAGAGCGGCAACAGCGAGACGGTGGCACGCCAGATTATCGAGAGCATACAGGGAATGGTAAGGAAGGCGAAAGCCCGGAAGATGAAGGTTTACCTGGGCACCATCACGCCTTTCAGGGGCGCCGGCTATTACAGTCATTTCCATGAAGCCGCCCGCCTCTACGTGAACGACTGGATTCGCAGCCAGGCAAAGAAGGTGGATGGCATTCTGGATTTTGCAAAACTGCTGCAAGACCTGAATGATGACAGA
- a CDS encoding FimB/Mfa2 family fimbrial subunit, with protein sequence MKNFRSIGLMLVFVASLLVGCTSDNVMTGSSQVENQEVVFNLFEHSISDIGTRGDGSGNKALADCGLFSELEVALIPDGGTMKSEYVVRQDDAMDNFGQVKMYVPEGTYHLIIVAANTPKPIGKSRVEIKSVTEVVFPNNSVPDMAYCYKDITIASSGKSHSFDCVLKRSVAAFKIQTTDKFTGNSKNLSIKMSGNCGNVLNPSTGHCSSKAEVNKDFDLAKYVGKTLGLTFYVIPGEDEVEDVSVTVDVFDKNDKVIKSNSFSNVHLVTGKRTTYTGPFSSYTTGFSINVGEADIADSGYGKEFE encoded by the coding sequence ATGAAGAATTTTAGAAGCATAGGCCTGATGCTGGTCTTCGTAGCTAGCCTGTTGGTTGGCTGTACATCAGACAATGTGATGACTGGTTCATCACAAGTAGAAAACCAAGAGGTTGTATTCAATCTCTTTGAGCATTCCATCTCTGATATTGGGACGAGAGGCGACGGCTCTGGCAATAAGGCATTGGCAGACTGCGGCCTGTTTTCCGAACTGGAGGTGGCGTTGATTCCTGATGGTGGAACCATGAAGTCGGAGTATGTGGTTAGGCAAGATGATGCTATGGACAATTTCGGTCAAGTTAAAATGTATGTTCCCGAGGGAACATACCATCTTATCATTGTGGCAGCCAATACTCCTAAGCCTATCGGCAAGTCTAGGGTTGAAATCAAGTCGGTTACGGAAGTGGTTTTCCCAAACAATTCGGTTCCTGATATGGCTTATTGCTATAAGGATATAACGATAGCCTCTTCAGGTAAGTCGCATAGTTTCGATTGTGTGCTCAAGCGTTCCGTGGCTGCTTTCAAGATTCAGACAACGGATAAATTCACAGGGAATTCGAAGAATCTTTCCATCAAGATGTCGGGTAATTGCGGTAATGTGCTCAATCCGTCTACGGGTCATTGTTCTTCAAAGGCCGAAGTGAATAAGGACTTTGATTTAGCCAAGTATGTGGGCAAGACTTTGGGACTGACCTTCTATGTTATTCCGGGGGAAGATGAGGTAGAAGATGTCTCTGTAACGGTTGATGTGTTTGACAAGAATGATAAGGTGATAAAATCCAATTCCTTCTCGAATGTTCATCTGGTTACTGGCAAGCGAACCACTTATACGGGTCCTTTTAGCAGTTATACCACCGGTTTCTCGATAAATGTTGGCGAAGCTGATATTGCTGATTCTGGGTATGGCAAGGAGTTTGAATAG
- a CDS encoding MFS transporter: MSSSKSFAIPLSFIGIMFFSLGFALGINSLLVPVLQGSLGISNAASYLIIAATFIPFLIFGYPAGLTIKAIGYKKTMSLSFVIFAAAFYLFILSADEKSFPLFLLASFVSGAANAYLQASVNPYITILGPLDSAAKRISMMGICNKLAWPIPSIFIVWLLGKDVHLIGIEDLSKPFWIIIVAFLALGVLAFVAPLPEVKAAGEDESDGEEAAACAYAATKTSVFQFSHLLLGCLALFLYVGVETVSLGTLVDYANSLGLPGAANYAWIAPIGIVIGYICGIILIPKYMSQAVALKLCSFLAIAGALLVVLTPAEISIYFISLMALGCSLMWPALWPLAMADLGKFTKAGSSLLIMAMFGGAVLPTLYGSLKDAVGAQQAYWLCLPCFLYILYYSIHGYKIRS, encoded by the coding sequence ATGAGTTCAAGTAAAAGTTTTGCGATTCCATTGTCGTTCATTGGAATCATGTTTTTCTCATTAGGCTTTGCCTTGGGAATCAATTCATTGCTGGTGCCGGTGTTGCAGGGTTCGTTGGGTATCTCCAACGCAGCTTCTTATCTCATCATTGCGGCAACCTTCATTCCGTTCCTGATTTTCGGCTATCCGGCTGGTCTCACCATCAAGGCGATAGGCTATAAGAAGACGATGTCGCTGTCGTTCGTTATCTTTGCTGCGGCATTCTATCTCTTCATCCTTTCTGCCGATGAGAAGAGTTTTCCACTGTTTCTGCTGGCTTCGTTTGTGAGCGGTGCAGCCAATGCCTATCTTCAGGCATCGGTAAACCCTTATATCACCATCTTGGGTCCTCTGGATAGTGCGGCAAAGCGCATCAGTATGATGGGTATCTGCAACAAGCTGGCATGGCCTATTCCATCCATATTCATCGTGTGGCTGCTGGGCAAGGACGTGCATCTCATTGGCATCGAAGACCTGTCTAAGCCATTCTGGATTATCATCGTAGCCTTCCTGGCACTGGGCGTGCTGGCATTCGTGGCTCCATTGCCTGAGGTAAAGGCTGCCGGAGAAGATGAGTCTGACGGTGAAGAGGCTGCAGCCTGTGCCTATGCTGCTACCAAGACATCTGTGTTCCAGTTTTCTCACTTGCTGTTGGGTTGTCTGGCATTGTTCCTCTATGTGGGTGTTGAAACCGTATCGCTCGGAACCCTGGTAGATTATGCCAATTCTCTGGGCTTGCCAGGTGCGGCAAACTATGCGTGGATTGCTCCTATCGGCATTGTCATCGGATATATCTGTGGTATCATCCTGATTCCTAAGTACATGAGTCAGGCTGTGGCATTGAAGCTCTGTTCGTTCCTGGCGATAGCTGGAGCTTTGCTGGTGGTTCTTACTCCAGCCGAGATTTCCATCTATTTCATCTCATTGATGGCATTGGGTTGTTCTCTGATGTGGCCTGCACTCTGGCCTTTGGCAATGGCAGATTTGGGTAAGTTTACCAAGGCTGGTTCTTCGTTGCTCATCATGGCGATGTTTGGCGGTGCCGTTCTTCCTACGCTTTATGGCAGTTTGAAGGATGCCGTAGGTGCTCAGCAGGCATATTGGCTTTGCCTTCCATGCTTCCTCTACATTCTGTATTATAGCATCCACGGATATAAGATCCGTTCATAA